Proteins encoded in a region of the Gigantopelta aegis isolate Gae_Host chromosome 13, Gae_host_genome, whole genome shotgun sequence genome:
- the LOC121387432 gene encoding dentin sialophosphoprotein-like produces MYWGSGPSGPRGSKTGQQRPKSRKLLMLKSGSVGDELEILEKDREIHTNPDETRRRRTIKLFKERGSWGFTLQTYGIKNKCTNTLEVMTYVDYVEMNGPANFAGMRKGDVILSVNGTTVEDLTHKELVVRIQESSNVLRLVILFEDCCRKVELYDRFIKLKQLLALKHEELRRLDFEEMSILQSHGITRLSVLRQSSRSSTSSDWDRFSVVSPSALQSASNSRLWRDLSFPSVSSQACYSNDDLSLCNDSFSEDSDAFLSSGNSCPDISVISARGREDTDSTRSVNSQKSFHDGSLHSLGSVGSTCSSGVGVVSCAILPKSSEFEHEKEQASKGDNSDEPINKGTDSTESINKEPNSTEPKYMGPNSSELTNKTDNSNELKNKENTNSSVQNNKGNNSGEFTVDATKKEECTGGVTNKQRSSTDAGDSNASKADNSDIKGDNPTELQISTETVSDTNEKATKKLLHGVLVNEDDYVTKL; encoded by the exons ATGTACTGGGGGTCGGGTCCTAGTGGCCCCCGTGGCTCGAAAACTGGACAACAGAGACCGAAATCGAGAAAG CTTCTGATGCTGAAATCCGGTTCAGTTGGAGATGAGCTGGAAATCTTAGAGAAAGACCGCGAGATACACACTAACCCGGATGAAACGAGACGACGACGGACGATTAAACTCTTCAAGGAAAGAGGGTCATGGGGGTTTACTTTACAG ACCTATGGCATAAAGAACAAGTGCACGAATACACTGGAAGTGATGACGTATGTGGACTACGTAGAAATGAACGGCCCTGCCAACTTCGCGGGGATGAGAAAAG GTGACGTCATTCTATCTGTGAATGGTACCACTGTGGAGGACTTGACTCACAAAGAACTGGTAGTGAGGATTCAAGAGAGTTCTAATGTCCTCAG GTTGGTGATTTTGTTTGAAGACTGTTGTCGAAAGGTGGAGCTCTACGACAGATTTATAAAGTTGAAG CAACTACTTGCTTTAAAACACGAAGAGTTGCGCCGCCTCGATTTCGAAGAGATGTCCATATTACAGA GTCACGGTATCACTCGACTCTCCGTACTGCGTCAGAGCAGTAGAAGTTCCACATCCAGCGACTGGGACCGGTTCAGCGTGGTTTCACCCTCCGCCCTGCAGTCCGCCTCCAACAGCCGCCTCTGGCGCGACTTGAGCTTCCCGTCCGTCAGTTCCCAGGCGTGCTACTCCAACGACGACCTCAGCCTGTGTAACGACAGCTTCTCCGAGGACAGCGACGCCTTTCTCAGCTCCGGAAACAGCTGCCCGGATATCAGCGTCATTTCCGCCAGAGGGAGGGAAGACACGGATTCGACGAGAAGCGTCAACTCACAGAAGTCATTCCACGACGGATCTCTGCACAGTCTGGGGTCCGTCGGTTCCACCTGTAgcagtggggtgggggtagtcTCTTGTGCAATTTTACCGAAATCCAGTGAGTTCGAACACGAGAAGGAACAGGCTAGCAAGGGCGATAATTCTGACGAACCGATTAACAAGGGAACTGACTCTACCGAATCGATTAACAAGGAACCAAACTCTACTGAACCGAAATACATGGGACCAAATTCTTCTGAACTGACTAACAAGACTGATAACTCAAATGAATTGAAGAACAAAGAAAATACTAATTCCAGTGTACAGAACaacaagggaaataactctggtGAATTTACTGTTGACGCAACAAAGAAAGAAGAGTGCACGGGCGGTGTTACAAACAAACAGAGAAGTTCAACGGACGCCGGTGACAGTAATGCAAGCAAGGCAGATAATTCTGATATCAAGGGAGACAATCCCACAGAACTACAGATATCTACAGAAACTGTTTCGGATACTAATGAAAAGGCTACAAAGAAATTACTTCACGGTGTTCTGGTGAATGAAGACGACTATGTAACAAAACTGTGA